One genomic window of Parasteatoda tepidariorum isolate YZ-2023 chromosome 9, CAS_Ptep_4.0, whole genome shotgun sequence includes the following:
- the LOC107444810 gene encoding zinc finger protein 28-like: MCDESYKDECNLKEYNVFLSKEKPFSCNVCDKTFKQKSHLNRHSLIHTGEKPYSCSVCDTAFIQKQSLNVHYLSHTGEKPYSCSVCNKTFTQRTYLNKHSLVHTGEKPYSCNICDKKFSRKKRLDEHYIFHTGQKPYSCNVCQKTFLQKNNLDRHSLIHTPGKPYVCNVCDKTFRRKESLNEHKFLHTGEKPYSCSVCDETFACKGYLNRHFHVHTGKKTNKSITPKISMNKRSFLHTEEKPFACNVCNKTFMQKKNLIEHYFLHTGQKPYKCNVCNKTFARKTSLIEHSFLHTGEKPYSCSVCDKLFSRKGNLNKHSLLHTGEKPHSCSVCDKTFRRKESLKIHYFAHTGERPYSCSICNETFKRKFCLNKHFLLHTGEKLYSCSS; encoded by the coding sequence ATGTGTGATGAATCTTATAAGgatgaatgtaatttaaaagaatacaatgtttttctttctaaagaGAAACCATTTTCATGTAATGTGTGTGATAAAACATTTAAGCAGAAAAGTCATTTAAATAGACACTCTCTTATTCATACTGGAGAAAAACCTTATTCCTGCAGTGTATGTGATACAGCATTCATCCAGAAGCAAAGCTTAAATGTTCACTATCTCAGTCATACTGGAGAAAAACCATATTCATGCAGTGtatgtaataaaacatttactcaAAGAACTTACTTGAATAAGCACTCTCTTGTTCATACTGGAGAAAAACCTTATTCGTGCaatatttgtgataaaaaattctctcggaaaaaaagattagatgaacactatatttttcatactgGACAAAAACCATATTCATGCAATGTgtgtcaaaaaacatttttgcaaaaaaataatttagatagaCACTCTCTTATACATACTCCAGGAAAACCTTATGTGTGCAATGTATGTGATAAAACATTTAGACGGAAGGAGAGTTTAAATGAACATAAATTTCTTCATACTGGAGAGAAGCCATATTCATGCAGTGTATGTGATGAAACATTTGCATGTAAAGGATATTTAAATAGACACTTTCATGTTCATACTGgaaaaaaaaccaataaatCAATAACACCAAAAATTTCCATGAATAAGCGTTCTTTTCTTCATACAGAAGAAAAACCTTTTGCATGCAATGTATGTAATAAAACAttcatgcagaaaaaaaatctcattgaacattattttcttcatactGGACAAAAACCTTACAAATGCAATGTGTGTAATAAAACATTTGCACGGAAAACAAGTTTAATTGAGCATTCTTTTCTTCATACTGGAgaaaagccttattcttgtagtgtatGTGATAAGTTATTCAGtcgaaaaggaaatttaaataaacattcacTTCTTCATACTGGAGAAAAACCTCATTCATGCAGTGTTTGTGATAAAACATTTAGACggaaagaaagtttaaaaatacactaTTTTGCTCATACTGGCGAAAGGCCTTATTCATGCAGTATATGTAATGAAACATTCAAacgtaaattttgtttaaataaacactTTCTTCTTCATACTGgagaaaaactttattcatgTAGTTCATGA
- the LOC107444818 gene encoding peroxisomal targeting signal 2 receptor: MRNTITSSFSTGEFHGYNVKFSPFRKNLLACAASQNYGIAGSGRLFVLDIQNGREFKVVTTRDYSDGLFDVTWSELNEQLLVTSCGDGSIQIWDYVSAADPVTHYRIHEKEVYSVEWNPKNAMPVILSASWDHTVKVWNPFVCKEIAAYLEHTDQVYEATWCPMVPHLFASVSGDRTLRLWDVRCNTRSNGWYAHDSEVLCCDWSKFDRDVLATGTTNGKIVEWDVRKMAHPLFMLSGHEYAIRQLKFSPHQPGTLASVSYDFTTRFWNWNIPQALQIHKEHKEFVYGLDFNPMKPGQACDCGWDSLLYIYDEVM, translated from the exons atgcgAAATACAATAACATCATCTTTTTCGACAGGCGAATTCCATGGATACAATGTTAAGTTTTCTCCTTTTCGAAAGAATCTTCTCGCCTGTGCAGCATCACAAAATTATGGCATTGCTG GAAGTGGGCGTTTATTTGTTTTGGACATTCAAAACGGCAGAGAATTTAAGGTAGTCACTACCAGAGATTATTCTGATGGTTTATTTGATGTGACTTGGAGTGAACTTAATGAACAGCTTCTAGTAACAAGTTGTGGAGATGGATCTATACAAATATGGGATTATGTTTCTGCTGCT GATCCTGTAACTCATTATAGAATACATGAAAAAGAG gtATATTCTGTGGAGTGGAATCCTAAAAATGCTATGCCTGTTATATTGTCTGCATCCTGGGATCACACAGTTAAAGTA tggaATCCATTTGTTTGTAAAGAAATTGCTGCTTACTTAGAGCATACTGATCAAGTCTATGAAGCCACTTGGTGTCCAATGGTTCCTCATCTTTTTGCCTCAGTTTCAG GTGATCGAACTTTGAGATTATGGGATGTTAGATGTAATACTCGTTCGAATGGATGGTATGCACATGATTCTGAAGTCTTGTGTTGTGACTGGAGTAAATTTGATcgt gatgTTTTAGCAACTGGCACTACAAATGGAAAAATTGTTGAATGGGATGTAAGAAAAATGGCACACCCACTTTTTATGTTATCTGGTCATGAATATGCTATAAGGCAGTTAAAG ttttCCCCTCATCAACCTGGTACTCTGGCTTCCGTTAGTTATGACTTTACTACAAG ATTTTGGAATTGGAACATACCCCAGGCTTTACAGATTCACAAAGAACATAAAGAGTTTGTGTATGGCTTAGATTTTAATCCAATGAAACCTGGTCAg gcttgTGATTGCGGATGGGACTCATTGCTCTATATTTATGATGAAGTTATGTGA